The Plasmodium knowlesi strain H genome assembly, chromosome: 14 region aaaaatggagtaggaaaaaattggaaaaaatggagtgggaaaaaactggaaaaaatggagtaggaaaaacttggaaaaaatggcaaatggGCACATTCACCCCAATACCCCCGGAAACGCTACACATTTCTGAGGTAGGCAAATAACGTAGGAAAGGCGTTAACTCCAATTGTCACGTGCGAAATCTCAATTCCAAGAATCCGCCCCAATATAAAGTTAACAATTCTTGTGAAGAAAAGGTACTTGGTTTCGATAaagttaaaatatataaaaaccaGGAGGGGGCATATGTAAGACAAATAGGTGTTCACAATTTCTTCATTGATTCTGCGAAGGGAAAAGGGGAGAGATCAGCTTAATGTTCCACAAATGGCAACTCCACATTAGCAAGATGGGTAAAAAAGGTACATGTCGTGTGTATACCCTCATGTACGCAATGATATGCGCAATGACACGCATCAAGGAGGTGGTTTGCTCACTCCTTACAGGGTATTTAGACAGTAAGGAAGGTAGGGTTCCAGGATTCCCCATCCGTCAAAGCCAAAAATTGGACAAAtgtttaaaagaaaagaatccACGAGGACAGAAGCAGCCGTCGCAAGAGATATTAATAAAATGGAGTGAGGCTGTGCACTTAAATTTTTGCTATTCTTAAAATATGagtaaaaattgtaaaaaaaaacaattaccAGGATACACAAAATGTCTGATATGGGGCCcgataaataaataaaggacATCTGAAATCTGCTTCTGATAAAGTGTAGTTGCAGCCAATATAAATTTCCTGGTAACCCAAATCCCGTTGTAAGCAGTGTTACTAATGGTATTACGAGCGTGTGAAAAATGTCTAAATAATTTACAATGTCCAGATAGAGGTAGCCCTTATAAACCATGGTAATGTCGCCGTACTTATATGCAACAAGCGCGTGTGCAAATTCGTGTAAACAcaatgatataaaaaaagagaaaaacacaAATAGAACAAAAACTGCGTAAGAATTA contains the following coding sequences:
- a CDS encoding site-2 protease S2P, putative, with translation MDPKNNMFFCSNTRMENRRLGSNYLYMWREKSYDYEKHPDVLSFILSMVPLLIVIVVHLLINTNGYYIGNLFLMITYLFSFFFFILYYYNSYAVFVLFVFFSFFISLCLHEFAHALVAYKYGDITMVYKGYLYLDIVNYLDIFHTLVIPLVTLLTTGFGLPGNLYWLQLHFIRSRFQMSFIYLSGPISDILCILVIVFFYNFYSYFKNSKNLSAQPHSILLISLATAASVLVDSFLLNICPIFGFDGWGILEPYLPYCLNTLINEEIVNTYLSYICPLLVFIYFNFIETKYLFFTRIVNFILGRILGIEISHVTIGVNAFPTLFAYLRNV